In Vagococcus hydrophili, one DNA window encodes the following:
- a CDS encoding YfhO family protein, with the protein MNFNQLKNYFKREGKYGLAAFAIPFFIMMFVYLSLGIYWGSDRSVLASDAFSQFSNFHASFNNVLHGDQSIFYTWNASLGLNYWSLISYYLGGIFTPIVFFFNNENIPDALYLLTLIKIGSAGFAFWYYAKNTYKIPQWSHVTLSVSYALMSFITAHSELIMWLDIFMYLPLVILGINRVMDNGKSKLLFVSYLLLFISNFYFGFMIGIFSVCYFFARLATKPKEYKKAIVPYFITSILAGLSSMIMILPAFLDLKTNGETLSEMTKFKTEATAFWDIVIKNMVGVFDTTKYGSIPFIYVGLLPLIFCIFYFVTKKVKLTQKLAYGSIFVLLIASFYLEPLNLFWHGMHAPNMFLFRFSFLFSFLVVMLAGYGWEKFTKDDNGALVSIALILPILFVLAKLTAPKDSYEFATLTQLLVTILFVLLYLTAIIFFQLKKLSGKKLTIILLLMVSGEAFLNTSYMLNGILKDWNYASRSLYSEPYPNYKKLVDKADDANKDTFYRLESLAPISSNDSFNYGFSGVSMFSSIRNRHSSTFLNDLGYRSRGTSLNTRYQNNTLFMDSLVGIKHNISDQPVNKFGFESTGKAGKYQLYENEYAMPLGVLTNENLYKTKFPKNDNLGAQTALINQLSNYNDTYFSFTKPTLVDSKNTTIVYKENNRVSFKEIKPNIAKTIDYDIFVPAGNQAYLSLFPSDFSQIESSSATIRSQGTNYKSQINITGQYYNLGYFEKDSTLRFTLELYGTKDVDLIDPPVVLMDTNKYQSAMKEINNHGLDFKVSGRKATATVENPEDQVLMTTIPYDKGWTAKIDGQKVKTKDFKDAFLTFDVPKGKHTIALSFLPPGIIPGSLLFVFGIASFSGYYIFLTKRKK; encoded by the coding sequence TTGAATTTTAATCAACTAAAAAATTATTTTAAACGTGAAGGAAAATATGGCCTTGCAGCCTTTGCCATCCCCTTTTTCATCATGATGTTTGTCTACCTTAGTCTTGGAATATATTGGGGCAGTGATCGCAGTGTTCTAGCCAGTGATGCCTTTTCCCAATTTTCAAATTTCCATGCTAGCTTCAACAACGTACTTCACGGGGACCAAAGTATCTTTTACACGTGGAATGCGTCACTTGGGCTTAATTATTGGTCCTTGATTTCTTATTACTTGGGTGGTATCTTTACGCCAATTGTTTTCTTCTTTAACAATGAAAACATCCCAGACGCACTTTATCTATTAACCCTAATTAAAATTGGGAGCGCGGGTTTCGCCTTTTGGTATTATGCTAAAAATACTTACAAAATACCACAGTGGTCTCATGTGACGTTAAGTGTTTCTTATGCACTGATGTCATTTATCACCGCTCATTCTGAGTTGATTATGTGGCTAGACATTTTTATGTACTTACCTTTAGTTATTTTAGGGATAAATCGCGTGATGGACAATGGTAAATCTAAGTTACTGTTTGTCAGCTACTTGTTATTATTTATCTCTAACTTTTATTTTGGCTTTATGATTGGAATCTTTTCGGTTTGCTACTTCTTTGCTCGATTAGCAACCAAACCAAAGGAATATAAAAAAGCCATCGTTCCTTATTTCATTACTTCCATCTTAGCTGGTCTCAGTTCAATGATTATGATTTTACCTGCCTTTCTTGATTTAAAAACGAACGGTGAAACATTATCAGAAATGACAAAATTTAAAACAGAAGCCACTGCCTTTTGGGATATTGTGATTAAAAACATGGTTGGGGTCTTTGATACAACCAAATACGGTTCGATTCCCTTTATCTATGTTGGACTCTTGCCACTGATTTTCTGTATTTTTTACTTTGTAACTAAAAAAGTAAAATTAACTCAAAAATTAGCTTATGGCTCGATTTTTGTCTTACTAATTGCTAGTTTTTATTTAGAGCCACTGAATCTATTTTGGCATGGCATGCATGCACCGAACATGTTCCTTTTTAGATTTAGCTTTTTATTCTCTTTCTTAGTTGTGATGTTAGCTGGCTACGGCTGGGAAAAATTCACTAAAGACGACAACGGTGCTTTAGTCAGTATCGCCTTAATTCTACCGATTCTTTTTGTCCTTGCTAAATTGACGGCACCAAAAGACAGTTATGAATTTGCGACACTCACTCAATTACTGGTAACTATTCTCTTTGTTTTACTTTATTTAACAGCAATCATCTTTTTCCAATTAAAAAAATTATCTGGGAAGAAATTAACGATTATTTTATTATTGATGGTTTCAGGTGAAGCTTTCCTAAACACATCTTATATGCTGAACGGCATTTTAAAAGATTGGAATTATGCTTCCAGAAGTTTGTATTCTGAACCTTATCCTAACTATAAAAAATTAGTTGATAAAGCAGATGATGCGAATAAGGACACGTTTTACCGCTTAGAATCGCTTGCTCCTATCTCTTCAAATGATAGCTTTAATTACGGATTCAGTGGTGTTAGTATGTTTTCATCTATTAGAAATCGCCATTCATCTACTTTCTTAAATGATCTTGGTTATAGATCAAGAGGGACAAGCCTGAATACAAGATATCAAAATAATACGCTATTCATGGATAGTTTAGTTGGTATTAAACACAATATCAGTGACCAACCAGTAAATAAGTTTGGCTTTGAATCCACTGGTAAAGCAGGAAAATATCAACTCTATGAAAATGAATATGCTATGCCTTTAGGTGTTCTAACAAACGAGAATCTTTACAAAACCAAGTTCCCTAAAAATGATAATTTAGGAGCTCAAACAGCCTTAATTAATCAGCTGTCTAACTACAATGATACGTACTTTAGTTTTACTAAACCAACACTTGTGGATAGTAAAAACACGACGATTGTTTACAAAGAAAATAACCGAGTTTCTTTTAAAGAGATTAAACCTAATATTGCTAAAACCATAGATTACGATATTTTCGTACCAGCTGGTAACCAAGCATACTTGAGCTTATTCCCAAGTGATTTCTCACAAATCGAAAGCTCTAGTGCCACGATTCGCTCTCAAGGAACCAACTATAAGAGCCAAATCAATATTACTGGTCAATATTATAATCTAGGTTACTTTGAAAAAGATTCCACCCTTCGTTTTACGTTAGAACTATATGGAACAAAAGATGTGGATTTAATCGATCCACCTGTTGTTTTAATGGATACCAACAAATATCAAAGTGCCATGAAGGAAATTAACAATCACGGACTTGATTTCAAGGTTTCTGGCAGAAAAGCAACCGCTACTGTGGAAAACCCAGAAGACCAAGTTTTAATGACAACCATTCCTTACGACAAAGGCTGGACAGCTAAAATCGATGGCCAAAAAGTTAAAACAAAAGACTTTAAAGATGCTTTCCTAACTTTTGATGTGCCAAAAGGAAAACATACGATTGCATTATCTTTCTTACCACCAGGAATTATTCCAGGAAGTCTACTATTTGTATTTGGGATAGCTTCATTTAGTGGTTACTATATCTTTCTTACGAAACGAAAAAAATAA
- the proB gene encoding glutamate 5-kinase yields the protein MSRTSIESVKRIVVKVGTSSLILPNGKINLRAIDQIAFTLTSLNNQGYEVILVSSGAIGAGLNLLGLNKRPSSIAKQQAAAAIGQSELIKIYNQRFQHYHQISAQVLLTRDVVDYPESRANVINTLYELVSMKVIPIVNENDSVAVDELDHLTKFGDNDQLSAIVASLSDADLLIMLSDIDGFFSDNPQTNPDAVLYNRITEINQSLENSADGAGSRFGTGGMSSKLKAAEHVFHRDSQMVLANGKNPSIIFDILEGKKIGTLFASDTHSSKED from the coding sequence ATGAGTCGAACATCTATTGAATCAGTCAAACGTATTGTAGTAAAAGTAGGCACTAGTTCATTAATTTTACCCAATGGAAAAATTAATCTTCGAGCTATTGATCAAATCGCCTTCACTTTAACCTCTCTTAATAACCAAGGTTACGAAGTTATTTTAGTCTCATCTGGGGCAATTGGTGCTGGTCTTAACCTGTTAGGACTGAATAAACGACCTTCATCTATTGCTAAACAACAAGCAGCTGCCGCGATTGGACAATCTGAATTAATCAAAATATATAATCAACGTTTCCAACATTATCACCAAATCTCAGCTCAAGTTCTACTCACCCGTGATGTGGTGGATTATCCTGAAAGCCGTGCTAACGTCATCAATACCTTATATGAGTTAGTCTCCATGAAAGTCATTCCTATTGTGAATGAAAATGACAGTGTGGCTGTGGATGAATTGGACCACTTAACTAAATTTGGGGACAACGACCAACTTTCAGCCATTGTGGCTTCCCTTTCAGATGCCGATTTGTTAATCATGCTTTCTGATATCGATGGTTTCTTTTCTGATAACCCACAAACCAACCCAGACGCGGTTCTTTATAACCGTATCACTGAGATTAATCAATCCTTAGAAAACTCCGCAGATGGCGCAGGAAGCCGTTTTGGAACAGGTGGTATGTCTAGTAAACTAAAAGCTGCTGAACATGTGTTTCACCGTGATAGCCAAATGGTTCTGGCTAATGGTAAAAACCCAAGTATTATTTTTGATATTTTAGAAGGTAAAAAAATCGGTACACTCTTTGCCAGTGACACTCATTCTTCAAAGGAGGATTAA
- a CDS encoding dUTP diphosphatase, with protein MSKIRGFEKVSTFKDINLPVRATKQAAGYDFEAAEEIVVPSIWKSGIATALKAAFNKEDILMDEKTLKQVKPVLVPTGIKAYMGEEEFLQLCNRSSNPLKNFLLLGNGVGVIDSDYYNNDANEGHIMFQFLNFGLKDLTIKKGERIGQGIFLPFLKADNDHSETDRTGGFGSSGK; from the coding sequence GTGTCAAAAATTAGAGGTTTTGAGAAAGTATCAACATTTAAGGATATTAATTTACCAGTGCGTGCCACAAAGCAAGCAGCAGGTTATGATTTTGAAGCAGCAGAAGAGATTGTGGTTCCATCAATTTGGAAATCAGGCATCGCAACCGCTCTAAAAGCAGCGTTTAATAAAGAAGACATCTTAATGGATGAAAAAACATTAAAACAAGTTAAACCCGTTTTAGTACCAACAGGGATTAAGGCTTATATGGGAGAAGAAGAATTTTTACAATTATGTAATCGTTCAAGCAATCCTTTGAAGAATTTCTTATTATTAGGTAACGGTGTGGGTGTCATTGATAGTGATTACTATAATAACGATGCCAATGAAGGTCACATTATGTTCCAATTTTTAAATTTTGGATTAAAAGATTTAACGATTAAAAAAGGGGAACGTATTGGACAAGGCATTTTCTTACCATTCTTAAAAGCGGACAATGACCATTCAGAGACTGACCGAACAGGCGGTTTTGGTTCATCTGGTAAATAA
- a CDS encoding KUP/HAK/KT family potassium transporter — protein sequence MGVVYGDIGTSPLYVMKAIIEGNGGLANVSTDFILGSVSLIFWTLTLLTSVKYVMIALNADNHGEGGIFSLYTLVKKSGKYLLFPAMIGGATLLADGVLTPAVTVTTAIEGLRGIPIFYDAFGDNQHVIVVITMVIIFGLFMIQRLGTQKVGTAFGPIMLGWFTFLAVMGLVNFAGNLSVLRALNPYYAFHLLFSDENKAGIFILGSVFLATTGAEALYSDLGHAGRKNIRMSWPYIKVCLTLNYFGQAAWLISVKDNPVYQDMKLLNPFFRMMPQSMAVIGVLFATLAAIIASQSLISGSYTLVSEAIKLRLLPRMKIIYPTDQKGQLYIPAVNTLLMLGCLTIVVTFRTSAHMESAYGLAITITMLMTTFLLLFYLLQRGVPKVLAYLTFIFFGLIESIFFISSATKFLHGGYVAVLMAVVILAIMLIWHRGNVITERESDRVSVCDYKEQLKALSQDPSLPQYQTNIVFLTTKIKGHQVGREIMYSILDKRPKKAKVYWFVNVFVTDEPYTNEYYVDMMGTDYIVNVQLRLGFRMNQEVNVYLRQIVNDLMAEGKLPKQPQKYSIIKDREVGDFAFVLIREELTRVTSLSTIDTIVMQLKLGIKKMAFDPARWFGLEYSDVIVEHVPLIIGDKKEVTGLKQVQVDDFDEEDD from the coding sequence ATGGGTGTTGTTTATGGAGATATTGGGACAAGTCCACTGTATGTAATGAAAGCTATTATTGAAGGTAATGGCGGTTTAGCCAATGTATCTACAGATTTTATTTTAGGCTCAGTTTCCTTAATATTTTGGACACTAACCTTATTAACATCTGTCAAATATGTCATGATTGCTTTAAATGCGGATAATCATGGTGAAGGTGGTATTTTTTCTCTTTATACATTAGTAAAAAAATCAGGGAAATATTTGTTATTTCCAGCAATGATTGGTGGGGCGACGCTTTTAGCTGATGGGGTATTAACACCAGCGGTTACAGTGACAACTGCTATTGAAGGTTTGCGGGGGATTCCGATATTTTATGATGCTTTTGGGGATAATCAGCATGTGATTGTTGTAATCACGATGGTTATCATTTTTGGTTTATTTATGATTCAACGTTTAGGAACACAAAAAGTGGGAACCGCCTTTGGTCCAATTATGTTGGGCTGGTTCACCTTTTTAGCGGTGATGGGATTAGTCAATTTTGCAGGTAATTTAAGTGTTTTACGTGCTCTTAACCCATATTACGCGTTCCATTTGTTATTTTCAGACGAGAATAAAGCCGGTATCTTTATTTTAGGAAGTGTGTTCTTAGCGACTACTGGGGCAGAGGCGTTGTATTCTGACTTGGGACATGCCGGTCGTAAAAATATTCGAATGAGCTGGCCATACATCAAAGTCTGTTTAACATTAAACTACTTTGGGCAAGCAGCTTGGTTAATTAGTGTGAAAGACAATCCAGTCTACCAAGACATGAAATTATTAAACCCATTCTTTAGAATGATGCCACAATCAATGGCTGTTATTGGTGTGCTATTTGCCACATTAGCAGCAATCATCGCCTCTCAATCATTGATTTCAGGATCATACACCTTGGTTTCAGAAGCGATTAAATTACGCTTATTACCAAGAATGAAAATTATTTATCCAACCGATCAAAAAGGTCAATTGTATATTCCGGCTGTTAATACATTATTAATGTTAGGCTGTTTAACGATTGTTGTGACGTTTAGAACGTCCGCACATATGGAATCAGCTTATGGTTTAGCCATTACGATTACTATGTTAATGACAACCTTCTTATTACTGTTCTATCTATTGCAACGTGGCGTACCTAAAGTACTTGCTTATTTAACCTTTATCTTCTTTGGTTTAATTGAGAGTATTTTCTTTATTTCAAGTGCGACTAAGTTTTTACATGGTGGGTATGTGGCTGTTTTAATGGCGGTGGTTATTTTAGCAATCATGTTAATTTGGCACCGTGGAAATGTCATCACAGAACGTGAGTCAGATCGGGTTTCTGTTTGTGATTACAAAGAACAATTGAAAGCACTAAGTCAAGATCCAAGCTTGCCACAATATCAAACCAACATTGTTTTCTTAACAACGAAAATCAAAGGGCATCAAGTTGGACGAGAAATCATGTATTCGATTTTAGATAAACGACCTAAAAAGGCTAAAGTTTATTGGTTTGTAAATGTGTTTGTTACAGATGAGCCATATACAAATGAATATTACGTAGATATGATGGGAACTGATTATATTGTGAACGTTCAATTACGACTTGGTTTTAGAATGAATCAAGAAGTGAATGTTTACTTGCGCCAAATAGTGAATGATTTAATGGCAGAAGGTAAGTTACCAAAACAACCACAAAAATATTCAATTATTAAAGACCGTGAAGTCGGCGATTTTGCCTTTGTTTTAATTAGAGAAGAATTAACGCGTGTTACGTCATTAAGTACAATTGATACTATTGTAATGCAACTTAAACTAGGTATTAAAAAAATGGCCTTTGACCCAGCGAGATGGTTTGGTCTAGAATACAGCGACGTAATTGTGGAGCATGTTCCATTAATCATCGGAGACAAAAAAGAAGTCACAGGACTAAAACAAGTCCAAGTGGATGACTTTGATGAAGAAGACGATTAA
- a CDS encoding glutamate-5-semialdehyde dehydrogenase has translation MNNYLITLGKKAKQAARFLGTASTTVKNQALKEIIQQLKMDKPTLLAANQQDILNAKETNLPEAMIDRLLLTSERIDTMCSDIETIIGLSDPIGTVDKMWKNEDDLMIGKQRVPLGVIGIIYEARPNVTTDAASLCFKAGNAIILRGGKEAFHSNQALVTSMQTALEMVELPKECIQLIEDTSRETAKEFMQLNGYLDVLIPRGGAKLIQTVVQTATVPVIETGTGNCHVYVDKDADLKMALEIVINGKCQRPSVCNSTETVVVHEDIADVFLPQLEKALEVFKVEIRADETARKFIKVSTLATEEDFATEFNDFILAVKVVQSLEEAIDHIDTYTTHHSEVIVTENYTTSQTFLKQIDAAAVYVNASSRFTDGSVFGFGGEIGISTQKLHARGPMGLNELTSTKYIIYGNGQIRN, from the coding sequence ATGAACAATTATTTAATAACTTTAGGAAAAAAAGCGAAACAAGCGGCCCGTTTTTTAGGAACGGCTTCAACAACTGTAAAAAATCAGGCACTTAAAGAAATCATTCAACAACTAAAAATGGATAAACCTACTCTTTTAGCCGCCAATCAACAAGATATTTTAAACGCTAAGGAAACAAATTTACCTGAGGCGATGATTGACCGCTTATTACTAACCTCAGAACGAATTGATACCATGTGTTCTGATATTGAAACCATCATCGGTTTAAGTGACCCAATCGGAACTGTGGATAAGATGTGGAAAAACGAAGATGATTTGATGATTGGTAAACAACGCGTTCCTCTAGGTGTCATTGGGATCATTTATGAAGCACGCCCAAATGTGACAACTGATGCGGCAAGTCTTTGTTTCAAAGCAGGCAACGCCATTATTCTTAGAGGTGGAAAAGAAGCCTTCCATTCTAATCAAGCCCTCGTTACTTCTATGCAAACAGCACTTGAAATGGTTGAACTACCAAAAGAATGTATCCAATTAATTGAGGATACCTCTCGCGAAACGGCTAAAGAGTTTATGCAGTTAAATGGTTACTTAGATGTTTTAATTCCACGAGGCGGGGCTAAATTAATTCAAACAGTGGTTCAAACAGCAACCGTTCCTGTGATTGAAACTGGCACAGGTAATTGTCATGTGTATGTGGATAAAGACGCAGATTTAAAGATGGCACTTGAAATTGTGATTAATGGTAAATGCCAACGTCCTTCTGTGTGTAACTCAACAGAAACAGTGGTTGTTCACGAAGATATCGCTGATGTCTTTCTCCCACAATTAGAAAAAGCGTTAGAAGTCTTCAAAGTCGAAATCAGAGCCGATGAAACGGCTAGAAAATTTATTAAAGTAAGTACTCTCGCTACAGAAGAAGATTTTGCGACAGAATTTAATGATTTCATCTTAGCTGTTAAAGTGGTTCAGTCACTGGAAGAAGCTATTGATCACATTGATACATACACCACTCATCATTCAGAAGTGATTGTCACTGAAAACTATACGACCTCTCAAACGTTCTTAAAACAAATTGATGCGGCAGCCGTTTATGTGAATGCTTCATCTCGTTTTACAGATGGCAGTGTCTTTGGTTTTGGTGGAGAGATTGGGATTAGTACTCAGAAACTACATGCCAGAGGTCCCATGGGATTAAATGAATTAACCAGTACAAAATACATTATTTACGGCAATGGTCAAATTAGAAACTAA